A DNA window from Candidatus Desulfatibia profunda contains the following coding sequences:
- a CDS encoding 4Fe-4S binding protein, giving the protein MKVSRKIIKIDEELCDGCGQCVPSCAEGALEIVDGKARIIADKLCDGLGACLGECPTGALRVVERESDEFDEEAVHQHLTRKEKAEKDAAPACGCPSAGIQTFMPADARRVPVMPAPDAGDSESALSHWPVQISLVPAKAPFLKGADLLVLADCVPVAFPHLHRDFLPGKAVTMGCPKLDDAQEYIKKFADIFKTANIRSITTVVMEVPCCSGLPMIVKKGLEASGKKIPMEEVVISTRGRILERVKVA; this is encoded by the coding sequence ATGAAAGTATCACGCAAAATAATCAAAATCGATGAAGAACTGTGCGACGGGTGCGGCCAGTGCGTGCCGTCCTGCGCCGAGGGTGCGCTGGAAATAGTGGACGGCAAGGCCCGCATCATTGCAGATAAATTGTGCGACGGGCTGGGGGCCTGCCTGGGAGAATGCCCGACCGGCGCACTCAGGGTCGTCGAACGGGAATCCGACGAGTTCGATGAAGAGGCGGTTCATCAGCATTTGACTAGAAAGGAAAAAGCCGAAAAAGATGCGGCACCGGCGTGCGGCTGCCCGTCCGCCGGGATCCAGACGTTTATGCCGGCCGATGCCCGCCGGGTGCCGGTCATGCCTGCTCCTGATGCAGGTGATAGCGAATCGGCACTTTCACACTGGCCGGTGCAGATTTCGCTGGTACCTGCCAAGGCGCCTTTTCTGAAAGGGGCGGACCTTTTGGTTCTGGCGGATTGTGTTCCGGTGGCCTTTCCCCACCTGCATCGCGATTTTCTGCCAGGAAAGGCTGTAACCATGGGATGTCCCAAATTGGATGATGCCCAGGAGTACATCAAAAAATTTGCGGATATTTTCAAAACCGCAAACATCAGAAGCATTACCACGGTGGTTATGGAAGTTCCCTGCTGCTCCGGTTTGCCCATGATCGTTAAAAAAGGACTGGAAGCATCCGGGAAAAAGATACCCATGGAGGAGGTGGTGATCAGTACAAGGGGCCGGATCCTGGAGCGCGTGAAGGTGGCATAA
- a CDS encoding HD domain-containing protein — MKCPGQDSRYWKPGSIFETRCPQCNQKVEFFKDDTARRCEACGHRFANPKMDFGCASYCQYAAQCIGDLPPEALAQRDDLLKDRIAVEMKRYFKTDFKRIGHATRVARYAERIGKSERGNLAVILAAAYLHDIGIHEAERKYQSTAPKYQEKEGPKIARAIMIKLGAKDELIEEVCDIIGHHHHPRSEESVNFKVLYDADLITNLEEKHKETPMDTDRLARILDKSFLTASGREEARKTLLS, encoded by the coding sequence ATGAAATGCCCCGGACAGGATAGCCGATACTGGAAGCCCGGTTCGATCTTTGAAACCAGGTGCCCGCAATGCAACCAAAAAGTGGAATTTTTCAAGGATGATACCGCCCGCAGATGCGAAGCATGCGGTCACCGGTTTGCCAATCCGAAGATGGATTTCGGGTGTGCTTCTTACTGCCAGTATGCCGCGCAGTGCATCGGAGACCTGCCGCCGGAAGCGCTGGCCCAAAGAGATGATCTGTTAAAGGATCGGATTGCCGTGGAAATGAAGCGCTATTTTAAAACCGATTTCAAGCGCATCGGCCATGCCACGCGTGTGGCCCGCTATGCCGAACGGATCGGCAAGAGCGAAAGAGGCAATCTGGCAGTGATCTTGGCGGCGGCCTATCTGCACGACATCGGAATTCATGAGGCCGAGCGCAAATACCAAAGTACGGCCCCGAAATACCAGGAAAAAGAAGGTCCAAAGATTGCCCGAGCGATCATGATCAAGCTGGGCGCCAAGGATGAACTGATCGAGGAGGTCTGCGATATCATCGGCCATCACCATCACCCCCGCAGCGAAGAAAGCGTAAACTTCAAGGTGCTGTATGATGCCGATCTGATCACCAACCTCGAGGAAAAACATAAAGAAACTCCTATGGATACGGACAGGCTGGCCCGCATCCTAGACAAATCCTTTTTAACCGCAAGCGGCCGCGAAGAGGCAAGGAAGACGTTGTTAAGTTAA